A single region of the Acidobacteriota bacterium genome encodes:
- a CDS encoding SDR family NAD(P)-dependent oxidoreductase, producing the protein MQQKKVLITGASAGIGEATAYAFAAKECELFLVARRSERLEQVAHECRRRGAPQAVWASHDLSRPGRGAAIVRECREQLQGLDVVVSNAGYGVVGPVTEIPPEAVNRIWQVNFQSGYETIHAALPGLLRQRSGHIVLVSSVIGKRAMPFNSAYCVTKFAQVALAESLWGELRGSGVGISLICPGYTATEFQEAATRTESAQAASRPFRPDTSESVARAIVGAVRRRRREVHMTGLGKLLIGLNRLSPALTAHVTAWVGRRQLKKIV; encoded by the coding sequence ATGCAGCAGAAGAAGGTTCTCATCACCGGTGCATCGGCCGGAATCGGTGAAGCCACTGCCTACGCCTTTGCGGCGAAAGAGTGCGAGCTCTTTCTGGTGGCCCGCCGAAGCGAACGGTTGGAGCAGGTGGCTCATGAGTGCCGCCGCAGAGGCGCGCCCCAAGCCGTCTGGGCTTCCCACGATCTGAGCCGCCCTGGACGTGGAGCAGCAATCGTCCGCGAGTGCCGCGAGCAGCTCCAGGGTCTGGACGTTGTCGTTTCCAATGCCGGTTACGGTGTCGTGGGTCCGGTGACCGAGATTCCCCCGGAGGCCGTGAATCGTATCTGGCAGGTCAACTTCCAGTCCGGATACGAGACCATCCACGCCGCTCTGCCCGGGCTGCTCCGGCAGCGAAGCGGACACATCGTCCTGGTCAGCAGCGTCATCGGGAAAAGGGCCATGCCCTTCAATTCGGCGTACTGCGTGACCAAGTTCGCGCAGGTGGCCCTGGCCGAATCGCTTTGGGGCGAGCTCAGAGGGAGCGGCGTGGGAATCAGCCTCATCTGCCCCGGTTATACGGCAACCGAGTTTCAGGAGGCGGCCACTCGCACCGAGAGCGCCCAAGCCGCCAGCCGGCCATTCCGTCCGGATACCTCGGAATCGGTGGCGCGCGCCATCGTCGGAGCGGTCCGGCGGCGGCGGCGGGAAGTGCACATGACGGGACTCGGAAAACTGCTCATCGGCCTGAACCGCCTGTCGCCGGCCCTGACCGCCCACGTCACAGCCTGGGTGGGCCGCCGTCAGCTCAAGAAGATCGTGTAA
- a CDS encoding DUF971 domain-containing protein, with protein MNIPRRIIRANQHDVAITWSDGHECLYLARDLRLACPCASCVDEMTGLRILQPGQIGEGVAPASLELVGRYAIRIWWQDGHSSGIYTFDYLRELCACSECRG; from the coding sequence TTGAACATTCCTCGCCGGATCATCCGGGCCAATCAGCACGATGTCGCCATCACCTGGAGCGACGGGCACGAGTGCCTCTATCTGGCCCGGGATCTCAGGCTGGCCTGCCCCTGCGCCTCCTGCGTCGACGAGATGACGGGTCTCCGCATCCTGCAGCCGGGCCAGATCGGCGAGGGCGTCGCTCCAGCGTCTCTGGAACTGGTGGGGCGTTACGCGATCCGGATCTGGTGGCAGGACGGGCACTCCAGCGGCATCTACACCTTCGACTACCTGAGGGAGCTCTGCGCCTGCAGCGAATGCCGGGGTTGA
- a CDS encoding Mrp/NBP35 family ATP-binding protein, whose translation MSDKQAILDALRKVQDPDLRRDIVSLGFVKEVKLCGPAAAVTIELTTPACPVKDLMQEQARQAILSLPGIEEAHVTMTAQVRSSMGSRGAALLPDVKNVIPVASGKGGVGKSTVSANLALALARSGASVGLLDADVYGPSIPTLMGISGRPDMAPGNRILPFRQYGVGVISMGFFLPKDKAVIWRGPMLDKMIGQFLGGVQWGALDYLVIDLPPGTGDVQLSLCQKISLTGAVVVSTPQDVALNVAQKAIIMFNQLNCPVLGMVENMSYYVCKCCGAREAIFGDGGAQRVSEQLELPMLGDIPLSTDIRVQSDRGRPIVLDAPESLAAQSFVSVAENLAAQISIRNMSSELNQEIQIAF comes from the coding sequence ATGAGTGACAAGCAGGCGATTCTGGACGCGCTGAGAAAGGTTCAGGACCCGGACCTCCGGCGGGACATCGTCTCGCTGGGGTTCGTCAAAGAGGTCAAGCTCTGTGGTCCGGCGGCCGCCGTCACCATCGAATTGACCACGCCGGCCTGTCCGGTGAAGGACCTGATGCAGGAGCAGGCGCGGCAAGCCATATTGTCGCTGCCGGGAATCGAAGAGGCCCACGTCACCATGACGGCGCAGGTCCGATCGTCGATGGGATCGCGCGGGGCCGCCCTCCTGCCCGACGTGAAGAACGTCATCCCGGTGGCCAGCGGAAAAGGCGGGGTGGGGAAGTCGACCGTCAGCGCCAACCTGGCCCTGGCCCTGGCCCGGAGCGGCGCCAGCGTCGGCCTGTTGGACGCCGACGTCTATGGGCCCAGCATTCCCACTCTCATGGGGATCTCCGGCAGGCCGGACATGGCGCCCGGGAACCGCATCCTCCCGTTCCGGCAATACGGCGTGGGCGTCATCTCCATGGGTTTCTTCCTCCCCAAAGACAAGGCCGTCATCTGGAGGGGGCCCATGCTGGACAAGATGATCGGCCAGTTCCTGGGCGGGGTCCAGTGGGGAGCGCTGGACTACCTGGTAATCGATCTGCCGCCGGGAACGGGGGACGTTCAACTGAGCCTCTGCCAGAAGATCTCCCTGACCGGAGCGGTGGTGGTCTCCACCCCGCAGGACGTGGCCCTGAACGTGGCCCAGAAAGCCATCATCATGTTCAACCAGTTGAACTGCCCCGTCCTGGGGATGGTGGAGAACATGAGCTATTACGTCTGCAAATGCTGCGGCGCGCGCGAAGCCATCTTCGGTGATGGAGGCGCGCAGCGGGTCAGCGAGCAGTTGGAGCTTCCGATGTTGGGGGACATCCCTCTCTCCACCGACATTCGAGTCCAGTCCGACCGGGGACGCCCCATCGTTCTGGACGCTCCCGAGTCGCTGGCCGCCCAATCATTCGTGAGCGTCGCCGAGAACCTTGCGGCGCAGATCAGCATCCGCAACATGTCCAGCGAGCTGAATCAGGAGATCCAGATCGCCTTCTAG
- a CDS encoding VWA domain-containing protein: protein MLRRTPWILTSLLALSVPFPATAQDAAPKEKVDGAGTSRVEVEMAVEHIRVTFLVRDDRGHLIRNLSKDDFVVMENGRPQNVTLLEEQEVPINVAVMVDTSWSLQDLLKNAVETAIDFFRGLENESAAVVRFSRTPELILDWDERPQDIRSLMARVSSDGKTALYDSVIWVCRNVLSSRSGKKVVVLISDGIDTASRSSFREMIRISRQEGITVYPIIYTNQFIQNYRRELGDREAPVRSNISRAFHRFVVSQNRFLDQTRRYGGRTIFSDAFLDLRQIYRDIIEEMKSRYVLYYQSDGRDEDGAHEVRMFTRRVAGRIFVEFSQ from the coding sequence ATGCTCAGGCGCACCCCCTGGATCTTGACCAGTCTTTTGGCTCTGAGTGTTCCTTTCCCCGCTACAGCGCAAGATGCCGCTCCGAAAGAAAAAGTTGACGGCGCCGGCACCTCGAGAGTCGAAGTCGAGATGGCGGTGGAGCACATCCGGGTCACCTTCCTGGTTCGCGACGACCGTGGTCACCTGATCCGCAATCTTTCCAAAGACGACTTTGTCGTGATGGAAAACGGCCGGCCCCAGAACGTCACCCTGCTGGAAGAGCAGGAGGTTCCCATCAACGTGGCGGTCATGGTGGATACCAGTTGGAGCCTCCAGGATCTGCTGAAGAATGCCGTGGAGACGGCCATCGACTTTTTCCGCGGGTTGGAGAACGAGAGCGCAGCCGTCGTCCGGTTCTCCCGGACTCCGGAGTTGATCCTGGACTGGGACGAGAGGCCGCAGGATATCCGGTCGCTGATGGCGCGTGTCTCCAGCGACGGCAAGACGGCTCTCTACGATTCGGTGATCTGGGTCTGCCGAAATGTCCTCAGTTCGCGATCGGGCAAGAAGGTGGTCGTCCTGATCAGCGATGGAATCGACACCGCCAGCCGGTCCAGTTTCCGCGAGATGATCCGAATCTCGCGGCAAGAGGGAATCACCGTCTACCCCATCATCTACACCAACCAGTTCATCCAGAACTATCGCCGGGAACTGGGGGACCGGGAGGCGCCGGTCCGGAGCAACATCAGCCGCGCCTTTCACCGGTTCGTCGTGTCCCAGAACCGGTTTCTGGACCAGACTCGGCGCTATGGAGGACGGACCATCTTCTCGGACGCCTTCCTCGATCTGAGACAGATCTACCGGGACATCATCGAGGAGATGAAGAGCCGCTACGTCCTGTACTACCAGTCGGACGGCCGCGATGAGGACGGGGCGCACGAAGTCCGGATGTTCACCCGGCGGGTTGCAGGAAGGATCTTCGTCGAGTTCAGTCAGTGA
- a CDS encoding ABC transporter permease — protein sequence MMPWRDVLQMAWRNIGQARLRFVLTCLGVLIAISTLVALVSFGAGLRQQTVENLEVREVFTSFQILGPGRAQSFRRFRDPDPDPSTGGSRARPVLDEDLVRKVAALDGVVSVQPDIRFAARLEHGDKVHLTRVRGAGPHVAPLSPYSKITDGRFLSGTNGAEIVLTGRVARRLGFEPPGQAVGETIQLLTDRLKPEVTEGDLPFETVRLDFQVVGVLPRLLPNQTNPFFRGVVVPLDEARRLWKENASGMASLSGLTSLEEGRGREYDSVDVRVADLVSLERVREEVRSWGAATFAIVDQMKRIQEAFLVLEVVLGVLGGIAMLVASLGIANVLIISVMERRQVIGIMKAIGGTDRDVRRIFLAEAGLIGFSGGVVGLLAGWTLTRIATVFIDRYFQSHEILNPPDLFAYPLWLVAGAIGFAVGLSLLSGVIPANRASRVDPVQALRQG from the coding sequence ATGATGCCCTGGAGAGACGTCTTGCAGATGGCGTGGCGCAACATCGGGCAGGCGCGCCTCCGCTTCGTTCTGACCTGTCTGGGAGTTCTGATCGCCATCTCCACCCTGGTGGCCCTGGTGAGTTTCGGGGCCGGGCTGCGCCAGCAGACGGTCGAGAACCTGGAGGTTCGGGAGGTCTTCACCTCCTTCCAGATCCTGGGGCCCGGCCGGGCCCAGAGTTTCCGGCGATTTCGCGATCCCGATCCGGATCCGAGTACGGGCGGCTCCCGCGCCCGCCCGGTTCTGGACGAGGACCTGGTCCGGAAAGTCGCCGCCCTGGATGGCGTCGTGAGCGTCCAACCGGACATACGCTTCGCGGCTCGTCTGGAACACGGGGACAAGGTTCACCTGACCCGGGTTCGCGGCGCCGGTCCACACGTGGCCCCCCTGTCGCCCTATTCCAAGATTACTGACGGCCGGTTTCTCTCCGGCACCAACGGCGCCGAGATCGTCCTCACCGGCCGGGTGGCCCGCAGGCTGGGCTTCGAGCCCCCAGGACAGGCGGTGGGGGAGACCATCCAGCTCCTGACCGATCGTCTCAAGCCGGAGGTCACCGAGGGGGACCTCCCGTTCGAGACGGTTCGACTCGACTTTCAGGTCGTCGGCGTCCTGCCGCGCCTCCTCCCCAATCAGACCAATCCGTTTTTCCGGGGTGTGGTCGTCCCCCTGGACGAGGCACGCCGGCTCTGGAAGGAGAATGCGAGCGGGATGGCTTCCCTGTCCGGTCTGACCTCTTTGGAAGAAGGGCGGGGACGGGAATACGACAGCGTCGACGTGCGAGTGGCGGATCTGGTGAGTCTGGAGCGGGTTCGGGAGGAAGTCCGGTCGTGGGGAGCGGCGACGTTCGCCATCGTCGACCAGATGAAACGAATCCAGGAGGCCTTTCTGGTGCTGGAGGTGGTCCTTGGCGTCCTGGGCGGAATCGCCATGCTCGTGGCTTCCTTGGGCATTGCCAACGTCCTGATCATTTCGGTCATGGAGCGCCGCCAAGTCATCGGAATCATGAAGGCCATCGGAGGAACCGACCGGGACGTGCGCCGCATTTTCCTGGCGGAGGCGGGTCTGATCGGGTTTTCAGGCGGCGTTGTGGGCCTCCTCGCGGGCTGGACACTGACTCGAATCGCGACGGTGTTCATCGACCGCTACTTCCAGAGTCACGAAATTCTGAATCCCCCCGACCTCTTCGCCTATCCACTTTGGCTGGTTGCGGGCGCCATCGGTTTTGCGGTGGGCTTGAGCCTGCTTTCGGGAGTCATCCCGGCCAATCGCGCCAGCCGGGTCGATCCGGTCCAGGCCCTCCGGCAAGGCTGA
- a CDS encoding ABC transporter ATP-binding protein, producing the protein MESLRVENLTKDYPMGERVVRALDGISLEVVPGEFLGVVGRSGSGKSTLLNLLAGLDRPSSGSLWIGDRDLAQMSPGQLAHHRQHTVGMVFQFFHLVPTLTALQNVELPMAFTGLAPGARSDKAKSLLGNVGLSHRLDHVPSQLSGGEQQRVSIARSLANDPQFLLADEPTGNLDSATGSEILEIFKRLHQEGRTVICVTHEQDLWMECLDRVIELRDGRLFREERPGSSHAAGNGNPGEG; encoded by the coding sequence GTGGAGTCATTGAGAGTCGAGAACCTCACCAAGGACTACCCCATGGGAGAGCGGGTGGTCCGGGCCCTGGACGGAATCTCGTTGGAGGTCGTGCCGGGCGAGTTTCTGGGGGTGGTCGGCCGCTCCGGTTCCGGGAAGTCGACCCTGCTCAACCTGCTGGCCGGCCTGGACCGCCCCAGCTCCGGCTCGCTCTGGATCGGCGACCGGGACCTTGCGCAAATGAGTCCCGGCCAATTGGCTCATCATCGCCAGCACACCGTGGGAATGGTGTTTCAGTTCTTTCACCTGGTTCCGACCCTGACCGCTCTCCAGAACGTGGAACTTCCCATGGCGTTCACCGGACTGGCCCCCGGCGCGCGTTCGGATAAGGCCAAGTCACTGCTGGGTAACGTGGGACTCTCCCACCGGCTGGACCACGTTCCCTCCCAGCTCTCCGGCGGCGAGCAGCAACGGGTTTCCATCGCCCGTTCTCTTGCCAACGACCCCCAGTTTCTGCTCGCCGACGAGCCCACCGGCAACCTGGACAGCGCCACCGGCAGCGAGATCCTGGAGATCTTCAAGCGGCTCCACCAGGAGGGACGCACCGTGATCTGCGTGACGCACGAGCAGGACCTCTGGATGGAGTGCCTGGACCGCGTGATCGAGTTGAGGGACGGCCGCCTGTTTCGGGAGGAACGGCCGGGGTCGAGCCACGCCGCCGGCAACGGAAACCCGGGAGAAGGATGA
- a CDS encoding alpha/beta hydrolase: MKHACAALSLWAAIAFVFPSGTDQPRELRNLAYYEGPGAHPRKHLLNLFLPSASAGHPVLVFVHGGSWKRGDKDAYGGAYGAMGRSLAAEGLAVAVINYRLTPEVRHPEHARDVARAVSWVHRNASLYGWNARKIVLVGHSAGAHLCSLTALDAMYLKEHGLTPDIIGGVVGVSGIYDLTRLGVTGQLLFQDVFGVRDEQLQSASPALRVQGKPAPFLLLYADRDLPTFDYQTRRLEGALGDAGGTVRSVEIPDRNHGNIIAGLGRKGDPVRDEVLRFLKELFPSG, from the coding sequence ATGAAGCATGCTTGTGCCGCGCTGTCGCTCTGGGCGGCGATCGCCTTCGTTTTCCCATCCGGGACGGATCAACCCCGGGAGTTGAGGAACCTCGCCTACTACGAAGGGCCGGGCGCGCACCCCCGCAAGCACCTTTTGAACCTCTTCCTGCCGTCCGCAAGCGCGGGTCATCCGGTTTTGGTGTTCGTCCACGGCGGTTCCTGGAAACGGGGCGACAAGGACGCCTACGGGGGGGCCTACGGCGCCATGGGCCGGAGCCTGGCCGCCGAGGGACTCGCCGTCGCGGTGATCAACTACCGCCTCACGCCGGAGGTGCGCCACCCCGAGCACGCCCGGGACGTGGCGCGAGCCGTCAGTTGGGTCCACAGAAACGCCTCACTGTACGGATGGAACGCCCGCAAGATCGTTCTCGTGGGGCACTCGGCCGGCGCGCACCTCTGCTCCCTGACCGCGCTGGACGCTATGTATCTGAAGGAGCACGGACTGACCCCGGACATCATCGGCGGAGTGGTGGGCGTCAGCGGCATTTACGATCTGACCCGGCTCGGCGTGACCGGGCAGCTCCTGTTCCAGGATGTCTTCGGAGTCCGGGACGAGCAGCTCCAGTCCGCTTCTCCGGCCCTCCGCGTGCAGGGCAAACCGGCGCCTTTCCTCCTGCTCTATGCCGACAGGGACTTGCCCACGTTCGACTATCAAACCCGGCGTCTCGAGGGCGCCCTCGGCGACGCGGGAGGAACGGTTCGGAGCGTGGAGATACCGGACCGCAACCACGGGAACATCATCGCCGGACTGGGTCGCAAGGGCGATCCGGTCCGGGATGAAGTCCTCCGCTTCCTGAAGGAACTCTTCCCTTCCGGATAG
- a CDS encoding PEGA domain-containing protein — translation MILRLVLIALFLLHPLAAEKKADAGASKGAATVEKTGLFKLHGFSLGAGASYSRFRYYPPFGYFPYYSYWGRYPFHHLTGAWAYPDFYHPAYFAGYGRTARGGRIKLKTKHKEASVYLDGAFAGLAKDLKDIWLEPGVYQLKVEPDRLAPFEIRVYVLTGKTVRIEPNFQERSQE, via the coding sequence ATGATACTTAGACTAGTCCTCATTGCCCTCTTTCTCCTCCACCCCCTGGCTGCCGAGAAGAAAGCCGACGCCGGGGCGTCCAAAGGGGCCGCAACCGTCGAAAAGACCGGACTCTTCAAGTTGCACGGGTTTTCTCTGGGAGCCGGAGCCAGCTACAGCCGGTTTCGCTATTACCCCCCGTTCGGTTACTTCCCCTACTACTCCTACTGGGGCAGGTACCCGTTCCACCACTTGACCGGCGCCTGGGCCTATCCCGATTTCTACCATCCCGCTTACTTCGCGGGCTACGGACGAACCGCCCGGGGTGGCCGCATCAAGTTGAAGACGAAACACAAGGAGGCGAGCGTCTACCTGGACGGCGCCTTCGCCGGCTTGGCCAAGGACCTCAAGGATATCTGGCTGGAACCGGGCGTCTACCAGTTGAAGGTGGAACCCGATCGGCTCGCGCCCTTCGAGATCCGGGTCTATGTGCTGACGGGCAAGACCGTACGGATTGAACCCAATTTCCAGGAAAGATCCCAGGAGTAG
- a CDS encoding histidinol-phosphatase produces the protein MESVPWKVSLHGGHSGAFCDHAEGTLQQILEAAVAQQMSVFGISEHAPRLGERFLYTREIELGWDVPKLERDFQAYRLALDPLVHEFSPRLQVLRGFEAEVVPSATYADVMRRYRSDMDFDYMVGSVHFVGEIIIDGEPEDFERALNRAGGLENLAIRYYEGVARMVEALRPEVVGHLDLIRKNGRNYGRLDTPAIRRSARQALEVIRSHGCILDLNTAGYRKGLGCPYPEPWLLRQAHEMGIGVCFGDDSHGPHQVGAGIEEARLYLLDNGVSEIRTLAREGDRVVRRSIPLR, from the coding sequence ATGGAATCCGTGCCCTGGAAGGTTTCCCTTCACGGCGGACACAGCGGCGCCTTCTGCGATCACGCCGAAGGGACCCTCCAGCAGATTCTGGAAGCCGCGGTGGCGCAGCAGATGTCGGTATTCGGGATCTCGGAGCACGCTCCCCGCCTGGGAGAACGCTTCCTCTATACCCGGGAAATCGAATTGGGATGGGACGTCCCCAAGCTGGAACGGGACTTTCAAGCCTACCGATTGGCGCTGGACCCCCTGGTTCACGAGTTCAGTCCCCGTCTGCAGGTCCTGAGAGGTTTCGAAGCCGAGGTCGTCCCCAGCGCGACCTATGCCGACGTCATGCGCCGTTACCGGTCGGACATGGACTTCGACTACATGGTGGGTTCCGTCCACTTCGTGGGGGAAATCATTATCGACGGCGAGCCCGAAGACTTCGAACGCGCCCTGAACCGGGCCGGCGGGCTGGAAAACCTGGCGATCCGTTACTACGAGGGAGTCGCTCGAATGGTCGAGGCACTCCGGCCCGAGGTGGTGGGGCATCTCGACCTGATTCGAAAGAACGGCCGGAACTACGGCCGGCTGGATACACCGGCCATCCGGCGGTCGGCGCGCCAGGCTCTGGAGGTGATCCGGAGCCACGGCTGCATTCTGGATCTCAACACGGCCGGATACCGCAAGGGTTTGGGATGCCCCTACCCCGAGCCCTGGTTGTTGCGGCAAGCCCATGAGATGGGCATCGGCGTCTGTTTCGGCGACGACAGTCACGGCCCCCACCAAGTGGGCGCCGGCATCGAGGAGGCCCGCCTCTACCTGCTGGACAACGGCGTTTCCGAGATCCGGACGCTGGCCAGGGAAGGGGACCGGGTGGTCCGCAGATCCATCCCGCTTCGCTGA
- a CDS encoding exo-alpha-sialidase — translation MSHSAEEPGTPRIEIGGRVLVCPGGHAPKVVRLGDDHLLVAARTGLTGVADNSSVSLVESRDGGGTWTRPRTIIDSRDDERVQMMSRLPGGALLLGFTRRSNGACKGMLMTSPDEGRNWDHPFQLGPGPFDYVYPFGGVTALPDGELLLTAYGGYYPVYEHGDKPRERKGDFTCFFRSRDGDRWEYGGLIARFTTQPHLLRLSSGVLLASLRSAELAEAMTYEESLKTPLARTLVSESRDEGRIWSRPRQVTDAAEMQGFLLESSWGELVMTYSVRHKPYGVAIRTSRDQGKSWGPPAALADDAPATDVGLSQTLEMEPGQFLTLYHWEDRSTPRREANLFGIFWRMNPPSGCS, via the coding sequence ATGAGCCATTCCGCAGAAGAGCCAGGAACACCTCGAATCGAAATCGGCGGCCGAGTGCTGGTGTGCCCGGGAGGACACGCACCCAAAGTGGTCCGGCTCGGAGACGATCATCTCCTGGTTGCCGCCCGCACCGGACTGACCGGAGTCGCCGATAACAGCTCGGTCTCCCTGGTGGAGTCCCGCGATGGAGGCGGGACCTGGACCCGACCCCGCACCATCATCGATTCGCGGGACGACGAGCGGGTGCAGATGATGAGCCGTCTTCCCGGCGGGGCCCTCCTGCTGGGTTTCACCCGGCGGTCCAACGGCGCCTGCAAGGGCATGCTCATGACCTCACCCGACGAAGGCAGGAACTGGGACCATCCCTTCCAGTTGGGGCCGGGACCGTTCGACTACGTCTATCCATTCGGGGGCGTGACGGCGCTTCCCGACGGCGAACTCCTGCTCACCGCCTACGGCGGCTACTACCCGGTCTACGAACATGGGGACAAGCCGCGGGAACGGAAGGGCGATTTCACTTGCTTCTTCCGCTCCCGCGACGGCGATCGATGGGAGTACGGCGGCCTGATCGCCCGCTTCACCACCCAGCCCCATCTCTTGCGCCTCTCCTCCGGCGTGCTCCTGGCGTCGCTTCGCAGCGCGGAGCTGGCGGAGGCCATGACCTATGAGGAGTCCCTCAAAACGCCGCTGGCGCGCACTCTGGTGAGCGAGTCCCGGGACGAAGGCAGAATCTGGTCCCGTCCCCGGCAGGTGACGGACGCCGCCGAGATGCAGGGTTTTCTGCTGGAGTCCTCATGGGGCGAACTGGTCATGACCTACAGCGTGCGGCACAAGCCCTACGGCGTGGCCATCCGGACCAGCCGCGACCAGGGAAAGAGCTGGGGACCGCCCGCGGCCCTGGCAGACGACGCTCCGGCGACCGACGTGGGGCTGTCCCAGACCCTGGAAATGGAGCCGGGACAGTTTCTCACCCTCTACCACTGGGAGGATCGGAGCACTCCCCGTCGGGAGGCCAACCTGTTCGGGATCTTTTGGCGGATGAATCCGCCCTCCGGCTGTTCGTAA
- a CDS encoding aminotransferase class V-fold PLP-dependent enzyme, translated as MEQAVATASQATIPAWVNRVRNEIPTTSESAYFLTGGIGPSPTPVIEKVKELLDLQNLGPGDPRINPRIAVVEEECRALAAAVLGADEEEVTLTHNTTEGLNIVIWSIDWKAGDEILISNHEHPALLQPSYNLHDRFGVVYRRAPMDVGEDVLGSVLGQISPRTRLVAMSHVSRRNGRVLPARKLARELHKRGVRLLLDGAQAAGNIPLDFHDLGCDYYSFCGHKWLLGPKGTGGLLTRKEILATTPVSWTGAHSQAVIEDDGEYEWHPDGRRYEFGTRALPVFGGFAETLRWLDKVGWDRIHARTADLSKRFSEWVRDSRRFQLISPLEDGSRSGVVSLKLPEGFLGMDFYERLAEKEGIVVAPLEDPRDIRVCVHFFNTWEEIDRLGVKLNEYCA; from the coding sequence ATGGAACAAGCCGTCGCTACCGCCAGTCAAGCCACAATTCCCGCGTGGGTGAACCGGGTTCGCAATGAAATTCCGACCACCTCGGAATCCGCCTATTTCCTGACCGGAGGCATAGGTCCCTCGCCCACTCCCGTCATCGAAAAGGTCAAGGAGCTTCTGGACCTGCAGAACCTTGGACCCGGAGATCCCCGAATCAACCCACGGATCGCCGTGGTGGAGGAAGAGTGCCGCGCCCTGGCCGCCGCCGTCCTGGGCGCCGATGAAGAAGAGGTGACGCTGACCCACAATACGACCGAGGGGCTCAACATCGTCATCTGGTCCATCGACTGGAAGGCGGGAGACGAGATCCTCATCAGCAACCATGAGCACCCCGCTCTGTTGCAGCCGTCCTACAACCTCCACGACCGTTTCGGCGTCGTCTATCGCCGCGCTCCCATGGACGTGGGAGAGGACGTCCTGGGCAGCGTTCTGGGCCAGATCTCGCCGCGCACCCGATTGGTGGCCATGAGCCATGTCTCCCGCCGCAACGGCCGGGTCCTTCCGGCGCGGAAGCTGGCGCGGGAGCTGCACAAGCGTGGCGTGCGGCTCTTGCTGGACGGCGCTCAGGCTGCTGGAAACATCCCGCTGGACTTCCACGATCTGGGCTGCGACTACTATTCGTTCTGCGGCCACAAGTGGCTCCTGGGTCCCAAGGGGACGGGCGGACTCCTGACCCGCAAGGAGATCCTGGCCACCACACCGGTCTCGTGGACCGGCGCCCACAGCCAGGCCGTCATTGAGGACGACGGGGAATACGAATGGCATCCCGACGGCCGCCGGTATGAATTCGGAACCCGGGCCCTGCCTGTCTTCGGAGGATTCGCCGAGACCCTGCGTTGGCTCGACAAGGTGGGCTGGGATCGGATCCATGCCCGGACCGCCGATCTTTCCAAGAGATTCTCGGAATGGGTCCGCGATTCGAGGCGCTTCCAGCTGATATCTCCCCTTGAAGACGGAAGCCGAAGCGGTGTGGTGAGCCTGAAGCTGCCGGAGGGGTTTCTGGGGATGGACTTCTACGAACGCCTGGCCGAGAAGGAGGGGATCGTGGTGGCGCCCTTGGAGGACCCCCGGGACATCCGCGTCTGTGTCCACTTCTTCAACACCTGGGAAGAGATCGATCGGTTGGGCGTCAAGCTGAACGAGTACTGCGCCTGA